One region of Oncorhynchus keta strain PuntledgeMale-10-30-2019 chromosome 24, Oket_V2, whole genome shotgun sequence genomic DNA includes:
- the LOC118357383 gene encoding sulfotransferase 2B1-like isoform X1 — translation MNNRERDYRDWLDLPCMSWIVWTYLLAFGPGPTENPIRVPNPAILDLAYGLGGPGRRNKHTGTTWMQEIVPLVQSGGDLTPVLTVPNWDRVPWLEETRACVLNLEQRASPRLFSTHYHYNMMPASFFTVKPKVIYVMRNPKDVFTSSYHYYGMASFLVQPGTQDQFLQKFLNGKVMFGSWFDHVIGWLNAKDQDRTMYISYEEMIFDLSDSVSKISQFMGKSLDSEVIEKIADHCVFKNMKQNKMSNYSLVPNEFMDRNKSEFLRKGIAGDWKNQLTVSQAEYFDAVYKNQMKDIKYKFVWD, via the exons atgaacaatagagaaagagactatagagattggctggatttaccgtgtatgagctggattgtttggacttacctgttggcgtttggacctggacctaccgagaacccgattcgtgtaccgaaccctgctatccttgacctcgcctacggcctgggtggaccaggacggagaaacaaacacacag GTACAACATGGATGCAGGAGATTGTTCCCCTGGTACAGAGTGGAGGGGACCTGACCCCGGTGCTGACTGTCCCAAATTGGGACAGAGTTCCTTGGCTAGAAGAGACAAGGGCCTGTGTCCTCAATCTGGAGCAGAGGGCATCACCACGCCTGTTTTCTACCCACTACCACTACAACATGATGCCCGCCTCCTTCTTCACTGTCAAGCCTAAG GTCATCTATGTGATGAGAAACCCTAAAGATGTGTTCACATCCTCCTATCACTACTACGGCATGGCCTCCTTCCTGGTCCAACCTGGCACTCAGGACCAATTCCTGCAGAAGTTCCTCAATGGAAAAG TGATGTTTGGTTCGTGGTTTGACCACGTGATAGGCTGGTTGAATGCTAAGGACCAGGACCGCACCATGTACATCTCCTACGAAGAGATGATATTT GATCTGAGTGATTCTGTGTCAAAGATCTCGCAATTCATGGGGAAGTCTCTGGACTCTGAGGTAATAGAGAAGATAGCAGACCATTGTGTGTTCAAGAACATGAAACAGAACAAGATGTCCAACTACTCCCTGGTCCCCAATGAGTTTATGGACCGTAATAAATCAGAGTTCCTTAGGAAAG GAATCGCTGGAGATTGGAAGAACCAATTGACTGTGTCCCAGGCAGAATACTTTGATGCAGTTTACAAAAACCAAATGAAGGACATCAAATACAAATTTGTGTGGGATTGA
- the LOC118357383 gene encoding sulfotransferase 2B1-like isoform X3, producing MSWIVWTYLLAFGPGPTENPIRVPNPAILDLAYGLGGPGRRNKHTGTTWMQEIVPLVQSGGDLTPVLTVPNWDRVPWLEETRACVLNLEQRASPRLFSTHYHYNMMPASFFTVKPKVIYVMRNPKDVFTSSYHYYGMASFLVQPGTQDQFLQKFLNGKVMFGSWFDHVIGWLNAKDQDRTMYISYEEMIFDLSDSVSKISQFMGKSLDSEVIEKIADHCVFKNMKQNKMSNYSLVPNEFMDRNKSEFLRKGIAGDWKNQLTVSQAEYFDAVYKNQMKDIKYKFVWD from the exons atgagctggattgtttggacttacctgttggcgtttggacctggacctaccgagaacccgattcgtgtaccgaaccctgctatccttgacctcgcctacggcctgggtggaccaggacggagaaacaaacacacag GTACAACATGGATGCAGGAGATTGTTCCCCTGGTACAGAGTGGAGGGGACCTGACCCCGGTGCTGACTGTCCCAAATTGGGACAGAGTTCCTTGGCTAGAAGAGACAAGGGCCTGTGTCCTCAATCTGGAGCAGAGGGCATCACCACGCCTGTTTTCTACCCACTACCACTACAACATGATGCCCGCCTCCTTCTTCACTGTCAAGCCTAAG GTCATCTATGTGATGAGAAACCCTAAAGATGTGTTCACATCCTCCTATCACTACTACGGCATGGCCTCCTTCCTGGTCCAACCTGGCACTCAGGACCAATTCCTGCAGAAGTTCCTCAATGGAAAAG TGATGTTTGGTTCGTGGTTTGACCACGTGATAGGCTGGTTGAATGCTAAGGACCAGGACCGCACCATGTACATCTCCTACGAAGAGATGATATTT GATCTGAGTGATTCTGTGTCAAAGATCTCGCAATTCATGGGGAAGTCTCTGGACTCTGAGGTAATAGAGAAGATAGCAGACCATTGTGTGTTCAAGAACATGAAACAGAACAAGATGTCCAACTACTCCCTGGTCCCCAATGAGTTTATGGACCGTAATAAATCAGAGTTCCTTAGGAAAG GAATCGCTGGAGATTGGAAGAACCAATTGACTGTGTCCCAGGCAGAATACTTTGATGCAGTTTACAAAAACCAAATGAAGGACATCAAATACAAATTTGTGTGGGATTGA
- the LOC118357383 gene encoding sulfotransferase 2B1-like isoform X2 has product MTEAELYTEYKGVYLPTYLHPQGSLKYYEEFTFRHDDILIVTYPKSGTTWMQEIVPLVQSGGDLTPVLTVPNWDRVPWLEETRACVLNLEQRASPRLFSTHYHYNMMPASFFTVKPKVIYVMRNPKDVFTSSYHYYGMASFLVQPGTQDQFLQKFLNGKVMFGSWFDHVIGWLNAKDQDRTMYISYEEMIFDLSDSVSKISQFMGKSLDSEVIEKIADHCVFKNMKQNKMSNYSLVPNEFMDRNKSEFLRKGIAGDWKNQLTVSQAEYFDAVYKNQMKDIKYKFVWD; this is encoded by the exons ATGACAGAAGCAGAGCTGTACACAGAATACAAGGGTGTCTACCTCCCCACATATCTACACCCTCAGGGGAGCCTGAAATACTATGAGGAGTTTACTTTTCGTCATGACGACATTCTCATTGTCACATATCCTAAGTCAG GTACAACATGGATGCAGGAGATTGTTCCCCTGGTACAGAGTGGAGGGGACCTGACCCCGGTGCTGACTGTCCCAAATTGGGACAGAGTTCCTTGGCTAGAAGAGACAAGGGCCTGTGTCCTCAATCTGGAGCAGAGGGCATCACCACGCCTGTTTTCTACCCACTACCACTACAACATGATGCCCGCCTCCTTCTTCACTGTCAAGCCTAAG GTCATCTATGTGATGAGAAACCCTAAAGATGTGTTCACATCCTCCTATCACTACTACGGCATGGCCTCCTTCCTGGTCCAACCTGGCACTCAGGACCAATTCCTGCAGAAGTTCCTCAATGGAAAAG TGATGTTTGGTTCGTGGTTTGACCACGTGATAGGCTGGTTGAATGCTAAGGACCAGGACCGCACCATGTACATCTCCTACGAAGAGATGATATTT GATCTGAGTGATTCTGTGTCAAAGATCTCGCAATTCATGGGGAAGTCTCTGGACTCTGAGGTAATAGAGAAGATAGCAGACCATTGTGTGTTCAAGAACATGAAACAGAACAAGATGTCCAACTACTCCCTGGTCCCCAATGAGTTTATGGACCGTAATAAATCAGAGTTCCTTAGGAAAG GAATCGCTGGAGATTGGAAGAACCAATTGACTGTGTCCCAGGCAGAATACTTTGATGCAGTTTACAAAAACCAAATGAAGGACATCAAATACAAATTTGTGTGGGATTGA
- the LOC127911440 gene encoding uncharacterized protein LOC127911440, which produces MFDLIHLARKWLRPETRSSAEIVETIVLNQFQRGLPQEVRRWVGQNEVFSADHLVGLVERYCTARTAEQAQEERFPFPRHGRTSRQGKAVPTYRGGREQRGAMRKESESGQDTKGKNGNRDWVSRGSPPRTSIICYNCNQPGHIAAYCPIKEEPMQCNLGENEDDIRYACPVVTTVLESSRNKHMCRVKIEGKEVEALLDSGSMLTLVVAGLVPNHKLDTRQDISVTCIHGDTRLYPMALVSIQTEDGLLDYEVGVVPKMPYDVILGRDFPNFAKLGHKNGIFENPTTPTKQEEAWGLQPKPRKEVSQGTTSQVLVGEAEDEVANLADDEQPGTSGAGVDLNPEDDNIEPADLAESLTNFGTAQNQDPTLQQARADVQVVDGTPINGGMMPNSFPHFILKKGLVYRVSKIGVDVVEQLLVPTRYRRTVLDLAHGHILGGHLGIDKTRDRIVRRFYWPGIQAEVARHCGECPECQLTAPRPAFRSPLVPLPIIETPFERIAMDLVGPLPKSARGHQYILVILDYTTRYPEAIPLRTMTSKNIAKELVLLFTRVGVPKEILTDQGTPFMSRLMADLCKLWQVKQLRTSVYHPQTDGLVETFNRTLKSMLRKVIDKDGKNWDCMLPYLMFAIREVPQASLGFSPFELVYGRHPRGILDIARETWEHQSTPYTSVIEHVTAMQDRIATVMPIVREHMRQTQEHQRHTYNRQATLREFQPRDKVLVLIPTVECKLLATWKGPYEVLERIGEVNYRVRQPGRRPQEQIYHINLLKAWRERETLMVTYPTHIQETAEVNISPTLSPAQVQEVKTLIQKNRDVFSEVPGRTEVMAHDIVSLPGRKVSMRPYRVPEARRAEQRLRKC; this is translated from the coding sequence ATGTTCGACTTGATTCACCTGGCACGGAAATGGTTGCGACCAGAGACCCGGTCATCTGCCGAGATTGTCGAGACCATCGTACTCAACCAGTTTCAGCGAGGTCTACCCCAAGAAGTGAGACGATGGGTTGGCCAGAACGAGGTATTTTCCGCCGACCATCTCGTGGGCCTGGTTGAACGGTATtgtacggcaagaacagctgagcAGGCACAGGAGGAAAGATTCCCGTTCCCCAGGCATGGGCGAACCAGCAGACAGGGTAAGGCTGTCCCAacatatagagggggaagagagcagcgTGGGGCCATGAGGAAAGAATCAGAATCAGGCCAAGACACTAAGGGAAAAAACGGAAACCGGGACTGGGTGTCGAGGGGGTCTCCCCCCCGAACCTCTATTATCTGTTACAATTGTAATCAACCAGGACATATTGCAGCCTATTGCCCTATTAAAGAAGAGCCAATGCAATGTAACCTCGGTGAAAATGAAGATGATATACGGTATGCATGTCCTGTTGTAACCACTGTACTTGAAAGCTCAAGAAACAAACATATGTGCAGGGTGAAGATTGAAGGGAAAGAGGTTGAAGCACTGCTGGATTCCGGCAGTATGCTAACCCTGGTCGTTGCAGGCCTAGTGCCAAATCATAAACTGGATACAAGACAGGATATCAGTGTTACATGCATTCATGGGGATACCCGTCTGTACCCCATGGCCTTAGTGAGCATACAAACAGAGGACGGTCTGCTGGATTATGAGGTCGGTGTGGTCCCAAAGATGCCATATGATGTAATATTGGGTAGAGACTTTCCTAACTTTGCGAAGTTAGGCCACAAGAATGGCATATTTGAGAATCCAACAACCCCGACCAAGCAGGAAGAAGCATGGGGCCTTCAACCAAAGCCAAGAAAAGAGGTCTCCCAGGGGACAACATCACAGGTGCTAGTAGGGGAGGCGGAGGATGAAGTGGCAAACCTCGCTGATGACGAACAGCCCGGTACTAGTGGGGCTGGGGTCGATCTGAATCCAGAGGACGACAATATAGAACCAGCAGACCTGGCAGAGTCCTTGACTAATTTTGGGACGGCCCAAAACCAGGATCCAACCCTGCAACAAGCCAGAGCAGATGTGCAGGTCGTAGATGGTACTCCCATAAATGGTGGGATGATGCCTAATAGTTTTCCCCACTTCATCCTGAAAAAGGGTTTGGTGTACAGAGTCTCGAAAATAGGGGTTGATGTGGTGGAACAGTTGTTGGTTCCCACTCGGTACCGGAGGACAGTACTGGATCTAGCTCATGGGCACATTCTGGGTGGACACCTTGGTATCGATAAAACCAGAGACCGGATTGTAAGGAGGTTTTACTGGCCAGGAATTCAAGCTGAAGTGGCTCGGCATTGTGGAGAGTGCCCGGAGTGCCAGTTAACAGCTCCCCGACCAGCTTTTAGAAGCCCGTTAGTGCCACTCCCCATAATCGAAACGCCATTTGAGAGGATAGCGATGGATTTAGTGGGCCCACTACCCAAATCCGCCAGAGGGCACCAATACATTCTGGTCATTCTAGATTATACCACTCGCTACCCAGAAGCCATTCCCCTTCGGACGATGACTTCCAAAAATATTGCAAAGGAATTAGTGCTCTTGTTCACCAGGGTAGGGGTTCCAAAGGAGATCCTTACCGACCAGGGGACCCCCTTTATGTCCCGCCTTATGGCGGACCTTTGTAAACTGTGGCAGGTGAAACAGTTGAGGACATCGGTTTACCATCCTCAGACGGACGGGCTGGTTGAGACATTCAACCGAACCCTGAAGTCAATGCTCAGGAAGGTAATCGATAAGGATGGGAAAAACTGGGATTGCATGTTGCCGTATCTGATGTTTGCCATTAGAGAGGTTCCTCAAGCCTCGCTGGGGTTTTCTCCCTTTGAGCTGGTATATGGGAGGCATCCCCGGGGAATCTTAGACATCGCacgggaaacctgggagcaccaaTCCACCCCGTATACTAGTGTCATAGAGCACGTCACGGCAATGCAAGACAGGATAGCCACAGTCATGCCCATCGTCAGAGAGCACATGAGACAAACACAAGAACACCAGCGGCACACTTATAACCGGCAGGCTACCCTGAGGGAATTTCAACCGAGAGATAAGGTGTTAGTGCTGATCCCCACAGTAGAGTGTAAACTACTAGCCACATGGAAAGGGCCATATGaagtactggagagaataggagaagtcaattatcgggtccgacagccaggtcgacggccccaggaacagatttatcacataaacctgttaaaagcatggagagagagagaaacactaatggtcacataccccacacacattcaggagacagccgaagtaaatatttcacccactctgtccccagcgcaagtacaggaagtaaagaccctgatccagaaaaacagagatgtgttttcagaGGTACCTGGCCGAACTGAGGTTATGGCTCATGATATCGTTTCCCTACCAGGGAGAAAAGTGAGTATGAGGCCATATCGGGTACCCGAGGCTCGACGGGCCGAGCAGAGACTgagaaaatgttga